The DNA sequence CACATTATAAATGTAATAAAACAAATTGAAGAAGATTATAACATCAAGATATTATTTGCTTGTGAATCTGGAAGTAGAGCATGGGGGTTCCCTTCGAAAGACAGTGATTATGATGTCCGGTTTATTTATATCCATCAACCAAACTGGTATTTGTCAATTGACCAAAAAAGAGATGTTATCGAAATCCCTGCTAGGGAATCTATCTCAATTCCAATTGACCCCTTGTTAGACCTAAGCGGGTGGGAATTAACTAAGGCTCTTAAACTATTTAGAAAATCAAACCCCGCGCTTTTAGAATGGCTTACATCAACTATTGTTTATTACCACTCCTATTCAACATATGATCAAATGAGAGAACTAGACAAAAAGATATTTTCCCCAACATCTTGTTTATACCATTATTTAAATATGGCAAAGGGTAATTTTCGCGAATATCTACAAGGAAGCCAAGTGAAAATAAAAAAATACTTTTATGTACTTCGTCCAATCTTAGCTGCAAAGTGGATTGAAAAATATAATGAAATCCCACCAATAGAATTCCAAGAATTACTTCAAGATATACTGCCCTCTGGAGAAGTAAACGAAGCTGTATCTATATTATTAAAACGAAAGATAGCCGGTGAAGAGCTAAATCTAGAAACAAGGGTGGATGTTATAAACGAGTTTCTAAATAAAGAAATTGATCATTTAGAAACCTATGCAAAGCAGTTGAACATTGATATACCTGACCCAACGATGGAACTTGACCAATTATTTAGGAACACATTAAAAGAAGTATGGCCGCAAGAACTCGCTAAACTACTGTGATTCGGGTGGTGCCTGGCACCACCCGATTGGAGGGTATGATGAAGAAAAAACTACTTTATTTTGTGATTGTGGCATTACTGTTGGTAAGTGTCTTCTTATGGAAACAACTTGAAAATGCTCATCAAGTTATTTCCACCTATCAGTCAAAAGAGTCGGATGCTTTTCTTAATACACTATGGAATTTTCATAATGATTTATTTCTAGTAAGCGAGAATCTATCTATGTACAACGACGATTTTACAGAACGGGAACAACTCCTATTTCAGGAATCGGTAGACAAGGCAGCGCGAACACTTCATAGACTAGAAATGTATTTATTTCATAACAGTAATTTTGAAATAATCTATTCTAGAACGCTAAACCTTCCAAAAATCTCAAAAACTCTTCAAGATATTTCTTCAGGCGATATTAACGATGAGAAAAGCATTCAAGCCATTGCTACCATTCTTTTAGAAGGGGAAGACAGTTTGTCAATCATTACTGAGAACGATGTAAGAGTTGAATCGTTCAATGAAAAAAATTTCAGTAGATATATTGATGAATATGAAAAAATCACTAACAAAATCTCTGTGTTTAGCCAATATGTCAGAAAGCCTACTCACGTAAATTAATAGTTTTGAGATTGACTAATGATTCAATAATCCTTGTTGATGATTTTTCTCATCTGCTTTATTCAACCATTTGATAATGAACAGGAAAAGAGGGTGGAACCAAAGGCCATAAACAACCTTTTGTTCTCCCCTCACTTAAACTTTTAAAAAATATTCTATTGTTTTGAAGTCTCCTTATCCAAAGAACATTGCTTGTAAAATTCATATCGATTTTTTCCTTTTACCTTTGCAAGATACATCGCAGCATCTGCTTTTTTTAAGATTGTACTCAAGTCGTTGCTTTCTTCAAAAAAGCGGGAAATTCCGAGGCTTGCTGAAACTTTTACAGGATATTCAAAATTGCTCCAATTTGACAAGTACTTCAGCACCGTAGTTGCCATTCTTTCCACGTTCTCAGTATCTATCACATTCGGAAAAAGCAGAACAAATTCGTCCCCACCTAATCGTATTGGAAATGGTATCTCTAGCTTTCTAAGTATGTTTGCTACCTCTTTTAACACTAGGTCACCTACATCATGGCCGAAAGTATCATTTACACTTTTAAACCCATCCATATCTAGAAGCATCAATGTACCTTCAGTTGTAATAAAATCAAAATTATCATAAAGGAATCTACGATTATAAAGTTCAGTTAACACATCATACTTCACCTTTTTCTCTAACTCAATAACATACGAAAATAGCTTCGAGAACCTCTCTAATATTTCAATATCATTTTCTGTAAAGGTAGAAGGTTTCGAGTCAATCGCACAAATCGTCCCAAAAACCTCACCATTTTTATAGTGAATAGGTACATCTATATAAGAACGAATATGTAACTTTTTCGTAATTGCTAGATTCTCTGTTACCGGATGTAATGTCGCATCATTAATTATTATCGACTCAGCGTTTCCAAAGTATATTTGATGACAATATGTTTCTTTTAAAGGAATTGTTTTGTTATCAAAAATTGGAATGTTTACGTCATCATTCGTCGTCTTAATAACGGTAAATGTTGCCTCCGTTGTTCTACCTAAAAAAAGTATTTTATCTTTAAAAAGCTGGTTTGCTAGTTGTAGTAAATCAGCTGCCGCTTGATATGACATAATACCCCTCACTTAATTACTTTTATATTAAAATATATTATAAATATAGTATACTATATTACACCAATTCGTTCAGCTGAATATTTATGTATACGCCTTACTATCTTAGGAATCTTTAGGTCTTGAGATACTTCTGTCCCTTAGAAGGTTCTGTGATAATAAAAACGAGGAAAAGTTCTTTTTAGGTCTAATAACTTTTTCTAGGAAAAAAATTATTGAAAACGGAGTGAGCATATGAAGGTTCTAGTCCTTGGAGCAAGTGGCGCCACCGGTAAACTAGTTGTCAGACAATTAGTGAAAAGACAAATCAACTGTCGAGTACTGATTAGAGAAAGTGCAGTTCTTCCTGATGAGCTACAAGGAAATTCATTTGTAGAAATAGTGGTGGGCAATGTAAATGAGTTGTCTGATTTTGAAATGACCAACCTTGTAAGTGGATGTAATGTCATCATCTCTTGTCTTGGTCACAATGTCACTCTTAAAGGAATGTTTGGAAAGCCTCGTAATCTAGTGCTGGACGCCGTAAAAAGAATAAGTGAGACCATTCATAACAAGGCTAACCCAAAAGTTAAGCTTATACTTATGGGTACAACTGGTTATACGAATACTACCGAAGGAGAAAAAAACTCTACGGGTGAAAAATTCGTACATCTTCTGTTACGGTTCCTACCTCCTCATCAAGATAACATCAAAGCTGCTAATTATTTGATTACTGAAATTGGTGAAAAGACCGAACATATGGAATGGGTAATCGTACGGCCGGATACCTTAGTTAATCATGAAGAAGAGAGTCCATATGAAGTGTTTCCATCTCCTATTAGAAGTCCCCTGTTTAATGCAGGCAAAACTAGCAGAATCAATGTAAGTCAGTTTATGACTGAACTAGTAACGATTGATGAAAGATGGAATGAATGGCGGTATAAAACGCCAGTGCTTTATAACACATCATCATTGACATAGACACAAATATCTTACATTTGCAGTTAGTTCCGACATTCAAAAAGGAGCAGGAATCATCTCGATATAAAAGATGATTCCTGCTCTTTCCTTATTATAATACTCTCGAGCTAGTTTTTCTCCCGGTTATAAATTAAGTACAGACGAAACAGACTACTTATGAAAATCAGTGCACCAATAATCATATAAAATGTTGCACTAGCACTTTCATTTATACCAATTAAGGATGAAACAATAATAACTAACCCTATAACAACCATCGTAATATGAAATATATACTCAAACTTTCCCTTTAACATATTAAGCACTCATCCCTTCCAAACCATATGAACCAATTTTACCACACCGTTCACTGAGTTGGTAACTCGAGCGGATTCGGGTGGTGCCTGGCACCACCCGAATCCGCTCCATTCAATGTTATAATTAAAGAAGAAAGAGAACACCATTTCATGTGACAGGGAGGACGACGAACTTGGCTGAAAAGGATATACAACATATAAAGGATAAACTTACATCAGTGAAAGGAACACTTGCCATTGAGGGTTTACACCTCAAGAAAGAGGAAGAAGATATACACATAAAAAAATAACAGGTGATCTTTCAGATGAGGAATTTGAAAAGAAGGTCGTGGAGCTCGTCAAACATGAGAAATAGCAGCCACAATCAAGATCCATACTGTTATGAAAATACATCGGTAAAGGGATTCAATTTTGTGCTGTTCCATATATAGATTCTTATTTTCAAGATGCCGTTTCAAAAAGTTTAAAAAAACAAAATTACTTAAAAGGGCTTAAGAAACAGGAATTCGCCCAAAAAGCGGCTGCTCTATTTGCAGAAGTCAACGCCGTACATCCATTCCGCGAGGGCAATGGACGAGCTCAACGAGAATTCTTCCGATGCCTTGCCCTAGCAAATGGGTATACCCTCCACTGGGAATTCATAACTGAAGAAGAAATGATACAAGCCTCTAAACAATCAGCTATTGGCTCGATTGCTGGCCTTAACAATATTTTTGAGAGAGTCATTCGGGTGGTGCCTGGCACCACCCGAATCGACTCGAATCACATCAAAACGGAGTGAACAACGATGAACATTAGAGATTTATTTGAGCTTGAGAATGACGCTACTTTTCAAAAACTGAATCAGCAGGTAAACTCATTCAACACGTTAAAGATTTTAAAGCTAGAAAATCATGAAATTCGCCATTCTAATATATTGGCTTGGTTGCTTAACCCGAAAGAAAATCATAGTTTACGCGACTATTTTTTACGGAAGCTCGTGGAACACCTTATCCTAATCGAAGAAAACAGCCAAAACCCGCTATATGACACAGTCAGTGAAATCCTGAATCACTCTCTCATGGACAGCTATGTCTACCGAGAAGTGAAGACGGATAAAAATCGATATATCGATTTGGTTATTGTGAATCAACAATTAAAAACGATTATCTTGATTGAAAATAAGTTCTATACAACCGAATCAAAAAATCAATTAGATGACTATTTGAGCTATATTCACGATACGTTTACTGATTTTACGATTATTCCTATTTACTTAACTCTCGATGGTGAGAAGCCTTCCAATTCACACTATTTCATGCTGACGTATGAACGGATTGAGTCGATTTTAGATACGACACTCATGCTTTATAAGGACCAGATTGGCGACAATGTGTGTAAGTTCATTGAAGATTACAATCAAATCTTAAAAGAACGGTTTTATCCGATTCAAAACCAAAGGATCCAAGCAATCGATGTATATCGCAATCATAAACCGACAATCGATACTCTATTTGAAGAAACATCGCTTCTTCATAAACAGCTACAGTTTGAACCAGGGTATCAATTTGAGTTCATGATGAAGTATAAAAATACGATTCAGTACATTTTCAAACACGGCCAAAATATTTTAGCTTATAGCTTCGAACAGTTCATAAAACAACATTTTGACGAATCGATACTTTGTCAGGCACACCCTACTACTCCTTATCTTCTCCCACTGGAGTGGCAGCCCATTGAAAAAATCCCTGTTCGAGAACCTGGATATTGGCTAGGAAAAGGGCTAGTTATTTGGTTTGACCAAACGAATGATAGCCGTTTGCGCCTCATCGTTGAAGTAGGACCAATGGAGTATACTGGACGACTTTGGTTTCTTGAGCAATTAGAGAAGTTTGGTTTTTCGATCAAAGAAAGCTCGAAACTGGAAAAGTCACGTTATACCCGATTTTACTCACAAAAAATCGACGTAAACAAATGGGATGACTTGGATGAATTGGCCCAAGCCATGGCTGATTTATACTTTAGCGAGGAATTTACGCGAGTACGCAAACAAGTAACAGCCATCTTAAATCATGAAAACCCTGTAAGTGAACCGGTACAAGAACTAGTAAAAGAAATTCCACAACAACAAACAACGGATAAAGAAAGAAAAAGAACAGTCCAACAAGCCTTTATAAAATGGACTGAATCAATGAGCATTTCAGAAACACATTACCGCGTTTCTTCAAGCAATCTATCTTACAAGTTACCATTTTTCGATGAATTCAAAGAAAAACTCGGAGAAACTCGTGAAAAATGGTGGTGGGATAATGGTCCTTTTTTATGTTGGATAAAAATTCAGCCTGACTCCCTTTACTTTGTACTAGAGGTTGGACCAATCGAAGCCGATAAACGGGTAAGGCTTATGGAATTACTTCAAGAAAAAGGAATCAATTTTATCAAAAGAGCACTATCATTGGAAGCTAAATATAACCGCATTCACTCTGAAACGGTATCCATACAAGGCTTATCAGAACCAGAGCTAGTCGAAGCATTTCACCGGTTATTCAAAAACGATGAACTACAAGACATTTTAAGAAAATTGAAAGAAGTGTACGATGATGTTATAAGTAAGCTTGAATAACATATTAAAAGGGCCCAATACATGGAGTATTAGGCCCTTTCATTCTTCCCTATCCTATTCAACGGGTGTAAAACGGGTTGGGTTATTTAATTCAATCGTGTCTCCCTCTTCAGCAAAAAAGACATGTTCAGGAACACCGATGCTTCCACCAAGAATGACATTTACTTTTAAAGAACCTGTAGCACTGTACACAACAAAGTTTCCACTGCCACCGTTAGGAGTTGCAATGTAACGACTTGCTGGGATGTCATGGCCTACTATGAATGTACCGCTACTTAGTCTTTTCGGTTCGTCTTGTTTCTTTTTAAGTTCACCTGAAATCGCTGATAGTTCTTTGTCTTTTCGTTCAATATTTGACTTTATGCTGTCCAGTTCCCTTTCTTTTAATTTCAGTTCACTCTCTAAATCTTTGATTTCACTTTTAATCGAATCTCTACCTTCAATAACTTTCAGTACTTTTTGATATTCTTCTTCTTTGCTTTCAATCAAATCTTCCTTTTCAGCAACAACTTCCTCTTTTTCAGCAACTAACTCTTCAACCTCTGTTAATTTACCCTCTTGTTCCGCAATCTTTTCAAGAAGTTCTTCATAATTCACTTTCTCTTCTTCTATCATTGTAGTTGCTCCGTTTGCGCCTGTACTGTAAGCAATAACAAGCAATATAAACGCTCCAACACTGACCCATACCCATTTATTTTTTGCTAAGTTCTTTCTCTCTTCCACGATGCCCCCTCCACTTATGTATACTAGTATATTTTTCATATAAAACTAATACTATAGAACTAGTTTGGTGGATTCAATGGTATCTTATTCCATATAAATACTCTTCCAGTAATCGCAAAATACAATGAACTGCAATAGAAGCGGCATTAAATCAACCTTTTTTGTCCATACTGATTGGTAAACAAGGAGGGCTTATGAGGTACGCAGTAGCAATGACCATTTTCTTCACACTTTTGATGATGAGCATTAATCTTTCCTATGAAGTTTTTAAACTTAAAGATAGTTCCCAATCCATTGATTCCATTTACAAGGAAGATCCTAATCTATTGTTTTTGTTAGACCCGGGCAGTTCTTTTTATCAAACTTATTCTATCGAGGCAGAACCTCCCTACTTACCAGCACGGAAGCTTGCTCACTTTTTCGTTTTTGGTTTTTTAGCTTTACTTATTTATGTATTGTTACCGGGAGAGACTTTGTGGAAAAGAGGATGGCTAGCTTTTATCTCGGCTAGTATTGTTGGTGCTTTGGATGAAATGCATCAATATTACCTTGTGAACAGGAGTGGACGGCTTCTTGATGTTGTTATTAACCTAGTAGGAACTTTGACCTTTATTCTTCTAGTCACAATCGGAATGCTATTATTTATCTTGGGACAAAAGCTAATATGGATTTTAAGGAGGAAGGAGGATGCTGAAAAGGATATTGCATAAGCCTTTCTCGACTGAAAAAAAATCCCCTCTTCATTAACAACGGCACGAAGCGGGGATGTAGACTTCTAAATTAAAAAGTCATATCATTTACAATTTTTTGTAGTCCTGTTAGGTTTCCTTTGCCTAAGGTTGAATAGTAGTCAATGTGTTTTTTTACCGCATTTAAAGCTCTATTAAAAGCGTCCTTACCGTAATCTTTTCTAATACTTTTCAGCAAAAATTTATTAGTCCCATTATTGAATGTTCTTTTATACTCTTCTCCATTCATCATAGCCAAAAAGATCGTTATAAAAGCTTGTGCGGAACCTTCATTCATCCCTGTTACTCTGTTGTAGCTCGGTCTTAGCATTTTTTCCGATAAAACACTTTCTCTAATCGACCATGCTCAAGCTGGGTTGCAGTATGTTTACTCAAGAAAACTCTTCATTTTTACAAAAATATGTGAAAGAATATACATAAAAGCTATAATAGTTTTTACAATGAGCAATGGGGTATAACAATGGAGTTAACACTGGCGACAACTGATGAAATCAATATGTTACATGCAAAGTTAAAAGATTTATTATTCACCTTCTTGAGGATCCGGAAAAATATTTCGAACACATTGGGATTATTGATGTTTTTAATCGTCGACTTCAAGATGAAAAAGAAGCTAGTGAGTTACTGGGAAGAAATCATAATCTTACATTTGGTGAATTGTTCATAAAGACCTTTTCAGACCTTTACTTTTGGCAATAGATTCATATCAAAAAATGCCCAATAGACTCCATAGCCTCCTAATGCAACAATGAACAATAAACCAACAAATAACCGTTTTAATAGTCTCTTATACATACTTCTTTTCTCAGTTTTCATTTCAGTCATTTTTTCTCCCTCTTGCTGAGTAGACACTCAGCCTCCTAGCATTTATGTTGCTGAGTTAGCAGCTGTCGCTTCGTCCGCCTTCACACAATCAATTGCAATAACTAGAGCAATAATGATAGTTTCCATCTCTTCATTTAGGATTTCAACCTTGTAACTATCTCCCCATGTGAACCATTGCTTGCTTACTTTACCGACAACTTCACCATGCTGAAATAATTGAAAATTCATGTCCCACCAATTGCCACGCACTTCGATACCTGCTGCATCAATCGTATAACGCGCTTTGAAGAATGAAAACTCCTTCTTAATCATCACCATTTCTCGACCATTTACTTCAACAAAAAACTTCGGCAAAAAGCTGAGCATCTTTTTCGTGATAAGCGCAACTTCTTTTCTATCAGAATTCATAATAGAGAAGGTCTTAGGAAGTTTCATAAAGCTTCCTTCCACGTAATAAACATCGTTTTGCTCTTGGTCCTTTACCGTAAATTTGCCACTTAAGCTGAATACCTTCTGTTTTATATATAGTTCTTTCATACGCTACCACCCTTTTTGTTAGATAATTGAATGAATACCATTAGTTCGATTAAAGAAAATATCTTATTTTTAGCGTTGCTCCCTTCCCTTTTTTGGGAGCATGTAGTATTTCATCTTTTTCTTTTTTCAATTCATACATTGCGTCACAACAACTTGGCATATTATGTTTTTGGGATGGATAGCCGCCTAATTTCTCATGAACGTATTTAGACGTAATATCGATAAAAGCTTTTCCACCCTTTGAGGCTTCCCTTATAAGATTTTCAATTTCATTTTTAAAATCCGATTTAGATGGCATTTCATATCCCCTTACTAGTTTTATGTATATAAATCCTCTTAAACTCTTTACATTTAAATATTCTACGAACCTATTGAAAAACCCCTTTCTTGAAGAAAAGGGGTTTTTCTCTAATTAGTTTTTGTTTCTACTCTTTTTTAGTATACTCCATAAAAATAATAACCAAAGTAAAAACACAGTTACAGTTATGGGAATTATAAAGTCTTCGGAAAAA is a window from the Bacillus alkalicellulosilyticus genome containing:
- a CDS encoding nucleotidyltransferase domain-containing protein produces the protein MREHIINVIKQIEEDYNIKILFACESGSRAWGFPSKDSDYDVRFIYIHQPNWYLSIDQKRDVIEIPARESISIPIDPLLDLSGWELTKALKLFRKSNPALLEWLTSTIVYYHSYSTYDQMRELDKKIFSPTSCLYHYLNMAKGNFREYLQGSQVKIKKYFYVLRPILAAKWIEKYNEIPPIEFQELLQDILPSGEVNEAVSILLKRKIAGEELNLETRVDVINEFLNKEIDHLETYAKQLNIDIPDPTMELDQLFRNTLKEVWPQELAKLL
- a CDS encoding sensor domain-containing diguanylate cyclase; translation: MSYQAAADLLQLANQLFKDKILFLGRTTEATFTVIKTTNDDVNIPIFDNKTIPLKETYCHQIYFGNAESIIINDATLHPVTENLAITKKLHIRSYIDVPIHYKNGEVFGTICAIDSKPSTFTENDIEILERFSKLFSYVIELEKKVKYDVLTELYNRRFLYDNFDFITTEGTLMLLDMDGFKSVNDTFGHDVGDLVLKEVANILRKLEIPFPIRLGGDEFVLLFPNVIDTENVERMATTVLKYLSNWSNFEYPVKVSASLGISRFFEESNDLSTILKKADAAMYLAKVKGKNRYEFYKQCSLDKETSKQ
- a CDS encoding NAD(P)-dependent oxidoreductase, translating into MKVLVLGASGATGKLVVRQLVKRQINCRVLIRESAVLPDELQGNSFVEIVVGNVNELSDFEMTNLVSGCNVIISCLGHNVTLKGMFGKPRNLVLDAVKRISETIHNKANPKVKLILMGTTGYTNTTEGEKNSTGEKFVHLLLRFLPPHQDNIKAANYLITEIGEKTEHMEWVIVRPDTLVNHEEESPYEVFPSPIRSPLFNAGKTSRINVSQFMTELVTIDERWNEWRYKTPVLYNTSSLT
- a CDS encoding Fic family protein — encoded protein: MDSYFQDAVSKSLKKQNYLKGLKKQEFAQKAAALFAEVNAVHPFREGNGRAQREFFRCLALANGYTLHWEFITEEEMIQASKQSAIGSIAGLNNIFERVIRVVPGTTRIDSNHIKTE
- a CDS encoding PD-(D/E)XK nuclease family protein, with amino-acid sequence MNIRDLFELENDATFQKLNQQVNSFNTLKILKLENHEIRHSNILAWLLNPKENHSLRDYFLRKLVEHLILIEENSQNPLYDTVSEILNHSLMDSYVYREVKTDKNRYIDLVIVNQQLKTIILIENKFYTTESKNQLDDYLSYIHDTFTDFTIIPIYLTLDGEKPSNSHYFMLTYERIESILDTTLMLYKDQIGDNVCKFIEDYNQILKERFYPIQNQRIQAIDVYRNHKPTIDTLFEETSLLHKQLQFEPGYQFEFMMKYKNTIQYIFKHGQNILAYSFEQFIKQHFDESILCQAHPTTPYLLPLEWQPIEKIPVREPGYWLGKGLVIWFDQTNDSRLRLIVEVGPMEYTGRLWFLEQLEKFGFSIKESSKLEKSRYTRFYSQKIDVNKWDDLDELAQAMADLYFSEEFTRVRKQVTAILNHENPVSEPVQELVKEIPQQQTTDKERKRTVQQAFIKWTESMSISETHYRVSSSNLSYKLPFFDEFKEKLGETREKWWWDNGPFLCWIKIQPDSLYFVLEVGPIEADKRVRLMELLQEKGINFIKRALSLEAKYNRIHSETVSIQGLSEPELVEAFHRLFKNDELQDILRKLKEVYDDVISKLE
- a CDS encoding VanZ family protein — encoded protein: MRYAVAMTIFFTLLMMSINLSYEVFKLKDSSQSIDSIYKEDPNLLFLLDPGSSFYQTYSIEAEPPYLPARKLAHFFVFGFLALLIYVLLPGETLWKRGWLAFISASIVGALDEMHQYYLVNRSGRLLDVVINLVGTLTFILLVTIGMLLFILGQKLIWILRRKEDAEKDIA
- a CDS encoding LURP-one-related/scramblase family protein, whose amino-acid sequence is MKELYIKQKVFSLSGKFTVKDQEQNDVYYVEGSFMKLPKTFSIMNSDRKEVALITKKMLSFLPKFFVEVNGREMVMIKKEFSFFKARYTIDAAGIEVRGNWWDMNFQLFQHGEVVGKVSKQWFTWGDSYKVEILNEEMETIIIALVIAIDCVKADEATAANSAT